Below is a genomic region from Asterias amurensis chromosome 4, ASM3211899v1.
AAATGAAGATAAAATGTATagtgttaaaacattgtgagaaaaactccttctgaagtaaaatagtttttaaaaaagagataatttttccattaaaatatttgaatctgagtaagacttcaggcctgaagccttttttcaggcatctgaaaagcacataaatttgtgcatCCAGGAACGCTTttttgacataattattttgcaactttgatgaaaagctgagcccaaagtttcacagaattgttagtttatgttgggatacaccaattgagaatgatggtctttgacaattaccaaacatgtctagAGTCTTTAAGCAAATTACCATATATTTATGATTACTACATAACTCTGTGTGTAGGATTTCAGTACAGTTTAAGAGCAACACAGACAGGTAACAATGATAACTTGCAAACTGAAAGTTGATATAAAGTTCAATAGTCACCATACAATACACCTACACAGACAGACACCAATGGTACATGGAGCTTCCTGTACACTTGCAGTACATACAGACAACAATAGTAGCTATACATATATTCAAGTTCACTATTCACTACTAGGGTCAGTGGTTTCTCTGTATGCTGTGCCCTGTGGTAGCTGCAAAGTCAGCTAACTTAAGGGTgtgtgacgtacatgtacatgaacctgCTGCATGACTCTAGGAGGAAGTAAACGCTTCATTTCCAGCGCCATTTTGGGAGGgacaagctctggtgttacATGCTGCTGcaaaaaattgttcaaaattcagcaagaaaacttgacttcattttgtgtttattcAATTTGGACAGTACTTCAGACATATTTACTAAGGAGAGTTGAGGTGAGTACAGATTAcaaatgaataattttgttcaagTCTCTTAGCTTGAGATAGGCCtacacctacatgtaatttgtattgtgCAGTATGTACACACTTCCATAAGTGTTTAACTTTGTAATAGAATATGATACATTGTTAGTCAAGACTTTGCAAGggttttttgtacacaataaCTCAATATCGGTTTTTTTCTATACAAGTCTCAACATTCATTTAAAGttaatttaagaaaaaagtaTTGGGTATGTATGATGTGTGATCAGCATTTAATTAGGCATTAATTACAGGATTCTCATCACTCTGTGCTGGGATGCTCAGTGGGCTAGTAGTTTAGTTATCAGCTCTAGGATGCTgtgggtcatgggtttgaatccaacctgaGTAGGTTGCTTGTAATTTGTTTCTGCATCACTCcggggaaagcactgagtaaaCACCAATTCAGGGGCGCACCGGGCGAGCAGTTGCCAAGGTGTACATGAGCCTAGTTTTgtgtacaaagacaagatgaaatcatgtttcttttcactctttatggaaattaaatgttttcctcaacgactatCACAATTTCCTTAACAGGACACCATGATATACCATtgtagatcactgaccacaaatatttgcaactaaatagaaaccgaatcatcttgaaaacggtGCATGTCTTAGGTTATTTAAGGGGAAAAGACGCGGAAACTGTAAAAAAGTCACTAAAATGAGATTTGGTCAGAAGATCAGTATTTTCCTCTGTgcttaattttaaacaaaagtatcaAGAATGTAGAAATCGCAAATATTGTCGAAGAAGACATTAAATTTCCATATTAGAGAAAAGGGAAACGATTTTctcgtgtctttgtgcacaaaattaggcACAAGTACACCAAAGCAGTGGCGCGCGCTGCCCAGCACTTGTGCGCCTTAATTGGTGTATACACTGCTTATCACAAATTGGTGAATGGTGAAGtacttttttttagaaattCAAACTGCTGAGTACAAGtgtgttatttgttttgatgCCGTTATCATCTATAAGTTTAAAGACGTGTACTGAAATGGTCTTGGTCAGCTGAATGCTTAATcttatttaaaagtatttttttgctcCTTTCTACCTTTTTCAGATAAAATGGCTTCTTCAAACCCGCTAAAGGTTTCAGCTATTGAGAAAATTGTCCAGAATCATCTGGAGTGTGGTATTTGTTTTGATCCATACAAGGACCCTAAAATACTTGACTGTCTACACAGCTTCTGTAAAATCTGTTTGCAGAATTACCAGTCTACCAACTTCAAAGATGCTACGATGCTTATTTGTCCTCTGTGTCGAAAAAAGACACAACTTCATCAGAAAGATGTTCAAGCTCTCAAGACTAACTTCAACATAACTGGTCTTGCAGATCAACTGAAGCTGGTCAGCTTATCTGAAGACAACCAGTGGGTTTGTAAACTATGTAAGGACAAAAATGAGGCAACTCATTTCTGTTTTGACTGCCCGGCGATCTTTTGTGCAAACTGCTACAAAGTGCACCAGAAAAGCCACACAGTAATCACTTTGAAAGACATAAGTGATGGGAAGATTGCAAGCAAAGACAGAAAACCAAAACGCCGTCCAGAATGCCAAACTCATGAAGGTGAAGTGATGTGGTTCTACTGTTCAACatgtgatgtgatgatttgCCAAGCTTGTACTGTCATAGATCACTGTAAACCACAACATGAGTATATTGACTGCAACCAAGCCTCATCCACATACAAACAGTCATTGGCTCAACTCTTTACTCCCCTTGAAGAAACCATGAAGAAGCTTGAACAATCTCAAGCAACTGCCTCAACAATGAAAGACAACCTAAACATTGCAGTTAAGAGAACCATGGTAGACTTGAAGAACAGAGCTGATGAGATCAGGGCTGAGGTAACAGCTCAAGAAAGTCGCATCATGGATGAAATACAAACCATCCTTAAAGATCGGAACAAGAAATTGGAGGAATTTGAGCAAGCAGTGAGTGTACACTTGCAGCAAATACAGCAATCATTGCAGAGCGCCAAAGATGTCAGCAAGAATTCATTAGCTCCTGACTTCCTTGCAGTCTATTCTACTATCAGTCAGGACTTGAAGGAACTTAGAGATCAAAATCAACCCAAAATAGAACTGACCCTTTCCCATCTGAGATTCACTCCAGGGGTTTGTGACATCTCCCTGGGTAATCTGATTACAAAGGAGCCAAGGTGGGAGCTTTGTTTTAAGTATGATGAAGGAATCAGTATTGCTGTTGATACTGATGCCTCCTTACCTGAGGATGAGATAGCAGTGGCAGACTACGGGAATAGCAGAGTGGGAATCTACAACACTACAGGACACCAGAAGAAAACTATCAACCTACCACATGGTAAGTCTTTTACAATTTAAGTCTCTAGTAATGCTGTAACTAATGCTGCAGTTGAGTAGTTGTCAGTCGAACAGTATTTCATGAAATTAAGTCATTACTCTCCAAAACTGAAACcaaatctgagaaagtttaatcAAACTTATCAATTCAAGTCAATCATTAAAACCCTGCAGTGAGGGACCTGTTTGTTTGCAAGGcccctttggtcattgtcatGCTGACATTTGTCCCACACATaggttttaattgtttgttttttattttgtattcaaaCAATTGTAATAtctcaggaaatttgttcactcCTCCAGGTGTTGCCTtggttaatttattttgttacaaGTCGGGATCATAATTGAGATTGATAAAATGACCTTGCAGGCTCTAGTGCTGTTGTTATACGTACATACTTTCTACATGATCCCTGAATCCACTCTATCTACTGTCATTCTGAATATTTACATTCTTCTGTTCAACACCATCAACAAAGAAGTTTCGATTTCTAatataaatgaatgaataaatatcAACAGTTAACATAGTTAATGCAATTTTACAAAAGACTGAAAATAAGAGTTAACGAGACTATCTTCAAAATCAGAGTTCTCTTGATAGTAGTCACCTTGCTAGTATGAActgatcatagagttatatataagaactagagcgcgcactggcctatatacgcgccccggtatgcgagcaggcagccattttctaagttgacaaaacagctatctcacagcatatgtttgtgcagccattttgtaagttgaacaaacagcatcgcgtgagcgttcaataaaaaaaacctcaaacgtgtatttcatattcaacgcgcttgcagaatgacgcgcttgtcatcttgcggtcccgtggcgtttgtgcacgaagcatcactcgtgccccctctagttcttatatataactctatggaacaGATTCATGTTTATTGTCCTACTGTATTTCAAAATTGCACGTAGGTGCTTTGTGAGTTATTAGCAAAGTAATACTGACTTTTCTAATATAGGACAAAATTTAATAAGCAAACATCTCTTTTGCATTTTTCACAATCATAAAATTAAACAGATTGAAAGTAATTTGCGAATTAATTATCATTGTATTGAGTCCTATccatttgttcatttgttttacAGGTCCAAGGGCTGTTGCTGCATTCAAGAATCAGTTAGTGATTGTAGATCAGACCAACTCTGTCAAGATGTACAATAGGAACGGCAACAAGATGTTTGAATTCCACACAGTGCCTCATAGTGAAGTGTGCAAGACATCAGTAAACCTCTTCAGTGTAGCAGTCATGAAGGATACAATCATGGTCGGGGATTTGATGAGGTCAGTTATAACTAAACACAGATCCAGTGATGGTTCACTCATTAGCACGGTTTCAGTTCAGACACCACCTTGGTACTTGGCCATTGACAGCAAGGACAGAGTTGTAGTCAGTGGTGGGAGCAGACATCAAGTAGACATTGTTGGACTTACTGGTACTACACTGTTCAGCATCAATCCCAATTTCAATAGTCGACAAGTTAGATACTGCACAGGTGTATGCTGTGACAGCTCAGCTATCTACATTGCAGTGGACAATGGGGATTGCAACACTGGTCATATTCATCAGTATGACACtcagggtagatttctcaactgtATTGCTCGGGGTCTGTACAACCCATTCGGAATCTCATTGACATCAGATGGTCAGCAGCTTGCAGTGGCtgacaacaaatcaatgaaGATTTATAAAAAGGTGTGATGTTATCTGGTTATGATGATACTGGTAAGAGAAACAAATGCTAcaagtacaacatgtacattgacATGTAATGACCACAGAGTGTCCATACAGctaaataaaaatcaatcaaaaattCAAAAAGATGTGTGTTATTCATTCtttaatcaaacaaacatcttaTCAGTTTAAACTTGAAACTCACAATTAGTTCAATTGATCAATAATATCAGTGAGGCATCcacacaattattttattttgaaagtgGACTCTGAAACACCTTCAAATATTTGGACATGTGAATGGACATGCAGACTTTCACTGAAAATAGTTTGAGTTGATTCATTTGATGTTTttacagtttattttttttctaaatcacCCTCGGATTCTTCCATGAGAAATGTTACCAGCCTACGCCCTCTGccgtttttttaatgaaatttgagaGTAGTTCAACACTTTCCAGTATAAGCCGGCATGTCCATTCAAACATTTACTGGTGGTTTGGCAACCACTTGGAAAAAGTGTTAATGTAACGGTAGAAAAGTGCTCCCTTTATTGTTGTTCCTGTCCCATTCAAGATTGACCATGTATACTTTAATGACTTGTAATCAGAAAATAACATCTCTGCTAGTTGAGTAGATTTGGTTTTCATACTATCAAGGTTGATTTGTAAAAGAACAACTGTTTTACCTTGTTACTCTTTATCTTTCTCTACTGTTGAACCATTTTTAGCTTCAGGATTTTGTATGATTGCGATTTTATGTAAAATGCCAACAAATTGTCACATGCAGGGACCATACAATTGTGATGGTAGAAATTGTCTGTTCAAGATTGACAAAGTCTACTTCATTGATTTGTAACGAGAAATATAACATGCTGTGCTAGTTGAACAGAATTcatttaattttgcaaaggaaCAATGGTTTaccttgtttattgtttatgttCTTATGATGCTGTATGGcctaattgtattgtattgcaaATGTAATACATTTGTAGTATTTGTTGTTGTATAGTAAGCAAACAAGGAGCATTAAAAGGTCAACTCTGgtaccaattttgaaacaattaccAGAAAGACTTTGCAACAGACATCAACTGGAAACACATTTGGAATTGTTTCTAACCTGTTGCTAGTCGGCTCTTTGGTAATTTATGACTAGACAGATATATTTAGTTCATCAAACTTAACTTGATTGTAGCTCTGATatacaaagtttgaaatccaACTTACTGACACTACAATCTGAGAATGAGTAAATACGGAGTTCCCCCAACTTCCCTGGTAAGCTGGATGGCTTTATACTAAGCACTCTAAATACTCCTGGATGACCCTGAATGTGGGTCAGATTGATCCAAACATGGGTCAGGTCTAATTGGATCTAGAGTCAGGGTCAGTTCTGAGTCAGATGTTCTTAGAGTACAGGGCAACTATGAAGTAGGTTTGCTCTTGTAGACACAATTAATAGTCTGATCATGGTGTGGAAAAAGTAGATctagaaatatttgactctgaATCAATAAACACCATTGATCACAGAATTGATCAAAGTTTCTGATGACATAACTTCTTAATGGTCTATGTAGATTGTTGTATTTCTATATCTTCATTTGACAATTgaacttgttattataaatGATTCTTCCAATTGACTGTGATTGCTTTGATGTTAAGAAACAAGTGTACATTATGATCAAgtcatataaatataaacatttgTTTGGTATTAACCAATGAAGGAAgtaagtctattttctataatcAAGATTTGTTTTCTGTAGTTAGTAAAAAGAAGTTTGGACTGATGTGTTAAACTTTCTGAATTTGGTTTGATGTTAAGGAACATGTGTAAAGTGATTTAAAGATAAATATACTGTTTTTCCTGTTTGACATTTATTGGGAGTGAATTTTACTGGACTAAGATTGTTTATCTGTAGTTAGTTCTAAAACAGTAGTTTAGTTAATGTTTCAAATTAAGTTTGATCtgtgtttaaatgtttttatgtgctggacactattggtaattactaaaaatgtaGATTGTTGTATTCCTATATCTTCATTTGACAACTGAACTTAACCGCCGAGCGGTTATGAGCACCGAATTcagactctggtgtttctgatcagcagagtgtggttttgtaaaagaacccagtgcacttatcaaaaagagaaggggttccccccagtgttcctggttgtggctgctgtatgcgctgtagcaccttgtaaacccttataaggtgctacataattgggtctcagattcatcactgcaataacctatctttccgaaagtttgtataaactcaGTGCCttggatattattattattattaatgattcttccaattaactataattgctttgatcttaagaaacatgtgtacattatgatcaagtcatataaatacaaatactacatacatcatacatgtatatgagttTGGTATTAACCTATGAAAGGAGTTTactttagtttcattgtataatcAAGATAGTTTTCTGTAGTTAATAGTGGAAGCAATTTTATTACTTCCAAGTTCCAACTATCTTGATTTGCTTTTATGTTAattgcactggacacttttagcaattactcaaacaaattgttggcttaaaaacttacttggtaacgagcaatggagcaatggagagctgttgattgtacaaAACCTTGTGGGTAACAGATCCCTCTAAAGtaaacatagttttagagaaagaggtattttttctctctaaaatacTGAACTACTTCAGGTCTAAAGCCTTTTTTACGCATCTGAAAGTATGCAAAGTGTTGCAACAAGGGTgaattttctttctttattctcttgcaaattcgatgaccagttgaacccaaatttccacaggtctgttatgttatgcatgtgttgggatacaccaagtgagaatactggtctttaacattttacaaaacgtgtccagtgcctttaaggaacagGTGTACATTATGATCAAGTCATATAAATACAAACACTTTATACATCATTTATAGGAGTTTGGTATTTACCTAAAATAGAGGAGTTTgctttagtttcattgtataatcAAGATTGTTTTCTGTAGAAGTGTCttggccaagtggttaagagcaaagaattcaaactctggtgtttctgattagcagagtgtgggttcgaaatccccagtcgtgacacttgtgcccttaagcaagacacttaaccattgcttcattctttggatgggacgtaaagccattgatcccatgtgttgtgttatgcatgtaaaagaacccagtgtacttatcaaaaagagaaggggttcacctcGGTGTTCGTGGCTGTGGCTGCattatgcaccgtagcaccttgtaaaccctttaaggtgctacataatttggTCTCAGAACTCATAACTTTCAGTATTGAAAAGTTTGCATTTaactttagtttcattgtaaactgctcacaaaaagtaaggaaacatttttcaatccagtatatttgttaatatttaatACTCGTTTTGTATAtgatatatatcaatgcaaagcggaactcttcctctttaaaatgataccacatttgcaatgattacatttTGCTGGacttggctacacgaataacaatgagcaaagtcacaaatcaaatgtgccaaaaataccgttgtctgtgaatggtcaataggtaatgctcaataatcaagcttttcagaaccatgaatggtttacacaatgatttgcaccagtgagctcaCCAGACACAAATTAACCCTAACCtcttgaaaaacaccttgtttgatgggtatttgcaagacgatattctacagccggatgcagtcccatacttgcagactcttgtaccaaatgccatctttcaagaggacaacgctcgcccccatcgagcccgactggtgactgactacctgaacaatgttggatgcaccggatggattggcccgctaacagtccagatctgaatcccatggaacatctgtgggaccatccactcgttactgaacttcttgtatcaataaagtgcATTAATATCAGctaagttgtcttgctctataccaaacttcttgtctcaataaagtggattaagatcagtaagtaatgtcttgcttgtttgaattacagtgtcaatttgattgttcaccCATAACACAAATTGcaaattttggcacatttgatttctGACTTTGTCTCGTTCTCATTAGCGTGGTCAAGTTGAGCAACATGTAATCGTTGCAAATGTGGtgtcattttaaagaggaacagttcagctttgcattgatatatatcatatacaaaaagagtattaaataatgacaaatatactggatttccttactttttgtgagcagtttatataaTCAAGATTGGTTTTATGAAGTTATTAGAAGTAGTCGTATTGCTGATACTTCCAACTATCTGGATTTGCTTTTATGTTAGGAGACAAGTATGTTTTATGATCAAAAATGATTTAAAGACTATTACTGTATTGGCTTGCTTTTTGACCAATATCGGAAATACAAATGCTGTTGTTACTGCATACAAAAAGTAGTatagtttgagtttgttttgagtaagtTTGATCTGTATATTAAGATTGACATTGCAGTGGATTATTGCTCATGAAAAGTTGCTTGGATTAATCTCTAAAGCAAAGTGTATTCCCAACTtttgacattgtcaataaaacTGGAGATGATTCTTACTCTTATTATTTCTGTCAAGTGgagatttatttcattttctttctcCCTCATTTTGACTGTCTAGTACGATCTGCTCTGAGCTAAGAGATAATTCCTTGCTTTAAAAATGTTAAGAAATAATTTAAGTTACTTTATGGATCTTGAAGGAGCTCAAATCTTTTCtgaagtaaaacaatgaaattgaAGAATTTGAATGGTTACATACTTATATTTGTTGTCTGAAGTACAAACACCATCGGACATTTTGCCTTTAGATATTTTTTATACGGAAAAAGTAATGGCAGATTTAGAAAGCTTGTGCAATTTCttttccaaagacaccaatttcaaccaatttgaccaaGTGTTAATAGATTAATGATCAATTGAATTTTGGCGGTCGTGCGCAATTTGACCGAAATCAGCGAGAAAGAGTGTGCCGTAGTGCGAAAACCGTTAtcagattgagctaaaatttgagcttgttgaacTGAAATTACCCTATTAACCAATTCAAATGTAGCCATTCAGCGATGTTTTGCAGCTCATCCCTTCCTAGGGTTAGTGATGAGAAGTATCAATATAGCGCTGCCCATGATAGCCAGGCTGGGAAAATGAATAATCTTATTGTAGTTTGACCCTCTcattgatgtgtgataagcgCTGTATACTCACTGCTTTCAGAGTCCTGTGGAGAGAAAAATGAACCTCAGACAGAAGATGGTTCTCATGAATGAGATTCTGAACATGGTGTAAAGATCATCATTGGTTGGAATTCTACTGGAATTCAGTTTCACATCATTTACCCACTTTCTCATCTTTATTCTTTACAGAAGGAGAACTCAAGTCCAGTTCAGTGTCTTAAGGATGAGGAGTGTGGGAGTCTAAAGCTGAAGCAGATGATGCCACTGCTTGAGCATGAACTAGACCAAAGAAATCAGGTATGACATATGAGATGAGAGGAACCATGTGGTGTGTCTTAGAGTCAAGAAATAGGTGTGCAGACAAATCCACTGCCAAATAACATTCTGCTGCTGAGAGTGTTGCTTACTCATATTCTTTAAGCAAATATCTTAACTTTAAGATCTTAACTGCTTGGCCAATGAGCTCGCCCAGTGACAAGCttggccaatgagctcacccagtgacaaggagcaagtttgaatcatacttAAATACTgaagcagttgagatggtagtccaccttcctcattttagagtagatcttaactgctcgccaatgagctcacccagtgacaaggagcaagtttgaatcatattgaaatactgaagcagttgagatggtagtccaacttcctcattctagagtagatcttaactgctaggccaatgagctcacccagtgacaaggagcaagtttgaatcatattgaaatagtgaggcagttgagatggtagtccaccttcctcattctagagtagatcttaactgctaggccaatgagctcacccagtgacaaggagcaagtttgaatcatattgaaatactgaggcagttgagacggtagtccaccttcctcatactagagtagatcttaactgctagccaatg
It encodes:
- the LOC139936108 gene encoding E3 ubiquitin-protein ligase TRIM33-like encodes the protein MASSNPLKVSAIEKIVQNHLECGICFDPYKDPKILDCLHSFCKICLQNYQSTNFKDATMLICPLCRKKTQLHQKDVQALKTNFNITGLADQLKLVSLSEDNQWVCKLCKDKNEATHFCFDCPAIFCANCYKVHQKSHTVITLKDISDGKIASKDRKPKRRPECQTHEGEVMWFYCSTCDVMICQACTVIDHCKPQHEYIDCNQASSTYKQSLAQLFTPLEETMKKLEQSQATASTMKDNLNIAVKRTMVDLKNRADEIRAEVTAQESRIMDEIQTILKDRNKKLEEFEQAVSVHLQQIQQSLQSAKDVSKNSLAPDFLAVYSTISQDLKELRDQNQPKIELTLSHLRFTPGVCDISLGNLITKEPRWELCFKYDEGISIAVDTDASLPEDEIAVADYGNSRVGIYNTTGHQKKTINLPHGPRAVAAFKNQLVIVDQTNSVKMYNRNGNKMFEFHTVPHSEVCKTSVNLFSVAVMKDTIMVGDLMRSVITKHRSSDGSLISTVSVQTPPWYLAIDSKDRVVVSGGSRHQVDIVGLTGTTLFSINPNFNSRQVRYCTGVCCDSSAIYIAVDNGDCNTGHIHQYDTQGRFLNCIARGLYNPFGISLTSDGQQLAVADNKSMKIYKKV